The Thermodesulfobacteriota bacterium genome has a window encoding:
- a CDS encoding YkvA family protein encodes MKAIGWNNGSPDNNTGAGYGIRISSEDRDKYFKKSWNEIIIKLSNEDLVSVSLSNSCWEDCIELRSSKIGKWMINNELAPWKKGNPPIIRLDPVSNKKFRLSLEKDYSQEFSEESFWSKVAKYALQAGRGLILTALTLFFCAMDPDTPKWAKAVIIGALGYFITVLDAIPDFTPIVGYSDDLGALTVAVATVAVHIKPEHRERAEQALKRVFGKK; translated from the coding sequence ATGAAAGCAATCGGTTGGAATAATGGGTCTCCTGATAATAACACTGGAGCAGGCTATGGAATAAGAATATCTTCAGAAGACAGGGACAAATATTTTAAGAAGTCATGGAATGAAATAATTATCAAGCTTAGTAATGAAGATTTAGTGAGTGTAAGTCTCTCAAATTCATGTTGGGAAGATTGTATAGAACTGCGAAGTTCTAAAATCGGGAAATGGATGATTAACAACGAACTAGCTCCTTGGAAAAAGGGAAATCCGCCAATTATTAGATTAGACCCAGTAAGTAATAAAAAGTTTAGATTAAGCTTAGAAAAAGATTATAGTCAGGAATTTAGTGAGGAATCATTTTGGTCGAAAGTTGCTAAATATGCTCTTCAGGCAGGAAGGGGGCTCATTTTAACTGCATTAACATTATTTTTTTGTGCAATGGATCCTGATACTCCGAAATGGGCTAAAGCGGTTATAATCGGAGCTCTTGGTTATTTCATAACCGTACTAGATGCGATTCCTGATTTTACTCCTATTGTTGGTTACAGTGACGATTTAGGGGCATTAACTGTAGCCGTAGCAACCGTCGCAGTACATATTAAACCTGAACATAGAGAAAGGGCTGAACAGGCTCTAAAGCGTGTATTCGGTAAAAAATAA